The following are encoded together in the Plasmodium malariae genome assembly, chromosome: 1 genome:
- the PmUG01_01026200 gene encoding conserved Plasmodium protein, unknown function: MGAHSFDNRGKLYNEITKCGIYAKKKETLYQTKCLGIYSFSVIIDWLNSLLICSKILNENNIYEEIKDGLLILKLIKIYIPHVEIRGIFLKAIKKKCAIQNLENALSIIYKNNTYYYSIVSSVDIYEQKEKKVNIFLIQLFDRFEFQNLKNISRPLLNWYNYTLKKFSLSLYRETINNPFHITTNESLFKYDKNKNLYYNKNCELNVCTQHSEFNISYENNNPDEYAKDYKTKISKKEQICILKNFATYILYKDKKDCPNQTPYIVKDFSDCIKIFFIFYRHGYLSIEELKNVAKPHITNTFYLLHSLLRKLNIPIILQNNYLSNPCEVAILLQLKYIQCFIHNNGYEKSINLKGEFFFSDLLRKKWEICKKEEKKEEEGKKKKKKKLECTHEDIQNNEYDRPQLTHDNNMYANRYIKRTLQEYNKRNIHRIIVTPDMENREYEHFRNKIAMCSSGSEIDEKLHTLGQRQFNIVSICDEANDEIEKNETELITGIETKFHEKGGEKIQDTEVKYVNNEKVNSTTRGIDECEHEKKHMTRTGKKKKKKIHKKDQNYYTHSKQKELVPIYESLEKEIFRGTSIKDIRKMFYDHINENINAHKKEQLNSKIN, translated from the coding sequence ATGGGGGCTCATAGTTTCGATAACAGGGGGAAGCTTTACAACGAAATTACCAAATGTGGAATATAcgcgaaaaaaaaagaaacactGTATCAAACAAAATGTCTAggaatatattctttttctgtCATCATTGACTGGTTAAACAGCCTTTTAATATGcagtaaaattttaaatgaaaataacatatatgaagaaataaaagacgGACTGCtgattttaaaattaataaaaatttatatacctCATGTTGAAATTCGTGGAATATTCCTTaaagcaataaaaaaaaaatgtgcaatacaaaatttagaaaatgcattatcaattatttataagaaCAACACTTATTATTACTCTATAGTATCATCAgtagatatatatgaacaaaaagaaaaaaaagttaatatttttttgatacaACTATTTGACAGATTTGAATTtcagaatttaaaaaatatatccaGGCCTTTATTAAATTGGTACAATTACacacttaaaaaattttcattatccCTTTATCGTGAAACAATAAATAATCCTTTTCATATCACAACAAATGaatcattatttaaatatgataaaaataaaaatctttattataataaaaattgtgaGTTGAATGTGTGCACACAACATAGTGAGTTCAATATCAGTTACGAAAATAATAATCCTGATGAATATGCGAAGGactataaaacaaaaatatcaaaaaaggaacaaatatgcattttaaaaaattttgcaacgtatatactatataagGATAAAAAAGATTGTCCAAATCAAACACCATACATTGTTAAAGATTTTTCAGAttgcataaaaatattttttatattttacagaCATGGCTATCTTTCCATAGAAGAACTTAAAAATGTTGCTAAACCACATATTACAAAtactttttatcttttacaTAGTTTGCTCAGAAAATTAAACATACCAATTATTTTACAGAATAATTACCTAAGTAATCCTTGTGAAGTTGCAATTCTTTTgcagttaaaatatatacaatgtTTCATACATAATAATGGTTATGAAAAATCAATTAATTTGAAAGgagagttttttttttctgacttgttaagaaaaaaatgggaaatatgcaaaaaagaggaaaaaaaagaagaggaagggaaaaaaaaaaaaaaaaaaaaattggaatgCACACATGAAGACATTCAAAACAATGAATATGACAGACCTCAACTAACAcatgataataatatgtacGCAAACAGATACATAAAAAGGACCCTTCAAGAATATAACAAACGAAATATTCACAGAATAATTGTAACTCCGGATATGGAAAATAGAGAATATGAACACTTCAGAAATAAAATAGCCATGTGCTCCTCAGGTAGTGAAATTGATGAAAAGTTGCATACCCTTGGTCAGCGACAATTTAATATTGTATCCATATGTGATGAAGCAAATGACGAAATAGAAAAGAATGAAACAGAACTTATAACAGGAATCGAAACAAAATTTCACGAAAAAGGTGGGGAAAAAATTCAAGATACGGAagttaaatatgtaaataatgaaaaggtTAATTCAACAACACGCGGAATTGATGAATGCGAGCAcgaaaaaaaacatatgactcgtacaggaaaaaaaaaaaaaaaaaaaattcataaaaaggatcaaaattattacacacactcaaaacaaaaagaacTTGTTCCAATATATGAATctttagaaaaagaaatattcagAGGAACTtcaataaaagatataagaAAGATGTTCTACGATCATATTaacgaaaatataaatgctcataaaaaggaacaattaaattcaaaaataaattag
- the FIKK8 gene encoding Serine/Threonine protein kinase, FIKK family, putative, with protein MIETTGKIEYSKSKTIQCGCSDGDDNNNNNNNNNNSSNNNNSSINNNSSNNNNSSNNNNSSNNNNSSNNNRNTNFLSSKYEKMIDLGKADGDVDDNRDDIMRDKGKENINEEFFSGNKFNKEKNNSIIIESTNKIYNDNDITKKKDINMHNSFSNTPITRVKDNTTVQRNCNKEKKSFSKKTNKININKIEEEKYDENVSDNNIFSNGSSNMYDNNMTTSQYYDNSSDDNSKKMSKSMGSFYLTGSNNNDGKEYNSSTHFISNDDTFLKYNNNTMIEEKEMFVNFMEEDQKNNTYNTRFMEEELNHMLPMCITSDMIKSNRNNSYDPNYTSSYVYNNNNNCSNNNNNCSSNNNNCSINNNNCSNNNNNCSNNNNNCSNNNNNSIDEERNSGSILLENGFKKIDAAFSCCNNKKKFIPVVDGSNNNNSVSEKGSSMKQNSCRSTSDGASEFVRRGSSKLLTRKDSDIHRSDGNDGNTDEVVEIDPIDEVYHVDNCNNDRGYLVEGSDNIDDSYSVEMVKYGKRQQSDGKTENNFDMNSKGTIYTKKENCKSMESHQDIFNDMENVNDSTTECTSSVKDMQKFRVKYSSSIHENNLNKKICSAKDSEDIINIKELHTANNGMNNDISNGSSNNYISNHNNSNNSNDADVLNASSTRVHNATNKMGVCSSSQNFMVTENYIPITIQEEQDEYEENEGNTFEIYENETNKEYFPKSSNKPIYVNNANKNANKCSNVDVNAGVNVSTSTSGSVSRIVSDYKPNHNLSRNDSIKGGKGISPREILYKKKGFYLNKETDSIKKKKNETTLKKNYFHECIKNEKEKSMEEYFHNNNNNNNSNNNYSNKTFKEKILKNVKYENPSNTFNDIINSNAHYDLTSHLKSKLCYATARGRNIGREVDMEVAKANVSVKNKEGKGSYYLQNEKLDGCEEAHIVHKSYNRNSNYSSNNYNAGICNVSSYNVSGYNNCGTYYNNNENDQEMTKNARMYYDSEMNFTQGKRYYLLPPKKNDVIKEQKNQMLMISKQKIKKIWNKFKNNSPKEHQTLVPTFESEQNLFPNMEVLHAQKVQVHNNDYYNDRGGICMNNNNNSNNSSTTCNNNNNSNYISNCNNVGSSLINNNYANIMSKENVNKSIRWNNNNNLEKQIKSKCIFNWKVAQKSLFKMLHSAHNFYFNGVKYSDWELTCIPTLGFSKSSNRVQQMFKAVVPSKDGNSRNDVKLFIKKVPIYIWVKQFNLMNEYEGEYVTDGENFVMEATSLAFLNEYHPGITPKLYKILYETDNSGKSNGSSGSNKNNNNNNNNNNDNNNNTNNNSSNIVSSNIISSNNVRSNNASGNNNKHQNECNIPPKSMFNNLTLFNEILTDRLKCNINGNIVIVSEFFSEDILDFIDRRQKKYNMKISNNEKSYILYQCLKLLIRLHDAGLSHLDLTPENILISDNYEMRLCDLSKSTPIYTYNLRHIKDVNRLYLFESCEPTIAKGAYMPPECWKIYWKYDTMKIKNPLKDLKAITDQEKRKQFYFDVSSADKFMLGVFFFWIWTNGNLWKCSDPLQDEDFFYFVKCDMNFDKFELTRKWPNELKSIIKQLLHIEHRKKLNLKDLSLHPWWSCKL; from the exons atgaTCGAAACTACAGGAAAAATTGAATACTCAAAGTCCAAAACGATACAGTGTGGTTGCAGTGATGGTGATGAtaacaacaacaataataataataataataatagcagtaataataataatagcagtattaataataatagcagtaataataataatagcagtaataataataatagcagtaataataataatagcagtaataataacaggaACACCAATTTTTTGTCTtcgaaatatgaaaaaatgatCGACTTAGGAAAAGCTGATGGTGATGTAGATGATAACAGAGATGACATTATGCGTGATAagggaaaagaaaatataaatgaagaatTCTTTTCAGgtaataaatttaacaaggagaaaaataataGCATTATAATTGAAtcaacaaataaaatatataatgataatgacataaccaaaaaaaaagatatcaATATGCACAATAGTTTTAGTAATACGCCAATAACAAGAGTAAAGGATAATACAACTGTTCAAAGAAATtgtaataaagaaaaaaaatcattctctaaaaaaacaaacaaaataaatattaacaaaatagagGAGGAGaaatatgatgaaaatgtTTCAGATAACAATATTTTCTCAAATGGTAGTAGTAATatgtatgataataatatgacAACTTCCCAATATTACGATAATAGTAGTGATGacaattcaaaaaaaatgagtaaaaGTATGGGTTCTTTTTACTTAACAGGAAGCAATAATAACGATGGCAAGGAATATAATTCATCAACACATTTTATAAGTAACGATGatacctttttaaaatataacaataacacAATGattgaagaaaaagaaatgtttgttaattttatggAAGAAGATCAAaagaataatacatataataccAGGTTCATGGAAGAAGAGTTAAACCATATGTTGCCTATGTGCATCACGTCCGATATGATTAAAtcaaatagaaataattcTTATGACCCAAATTATACTAGTAGTTATGtgtataacaataataataattgtagtaataataataataattgtagtagtaataataataattgtagtattaataataataattgtagtaataataataataattgtagtaataataataataattgtagtaataataataataatagcattGACGAGGAGAGAAATTCAGGTTCAATCCTTTTAGAAAATgggtttaaaaaaatagatgcTGCCTTTTCATGTTgcaacaataaaaaaaaatttattccaGTTGTAGATggtagtaacaataataacagtgTTTCTGAAAAAGGAAGTAGCATGAAACAGAACAGTTGTAGAAGTACATCGGATGGAGCAAGTGAGTTTGTAAGAAGGGGCTCCAGCAAATTGTTGACTCGAAAGGACAGTGATATTCATCGCAGTGATGGTAACGATGGTAATACAGATGAAGTTGTGGAGATTGACCCTATTGACGAGGTTTACCATGTTGACAATTGTAACAATGATCGTGGGTACCTCGTTGAAGGTAGTGATAATATTGATGACAGTTACAGTGTGGAGATGGTAAAGTATGGGAAAAGGCAGCAAAGTGATggaaaaacagaaaataattttgacaTGAACAGTAAAGGCACAATATATACAAAGAAAGAAAATTGTAAAAGTATGGAAAGTCATcaagatatttttaatgatatgGAAAATGTAAATGATAGCACAACAGAGTGTACATCTTCAGTCAAAGACATGCAGAAATTTAGAGTAAAATATTCATCATCTATACATGAAAACAAtctaaataagaaaatttgtAGTGCGAAGGATTCGGAGgatatcataaatataaaagaactCCACACAGCTAATAATGGTATGAATAATGATATTAGTAATGGaagtagtaataattatattagcaATCATAACAACAGTAACAATAGTAACGATGCTGATGTTTTAAACGCGTCGTCCACGAGAGTACATAATGCGACAAATAAAATGGGAGTATGTAGTAGTAGCCAAAATTTCATGGTCACTGAAAACTATATACCTATTACAATTCAAGAGGAGCAAGATGAATATGAGGAAAATGAGGGGAATACctttgaaatatatgaaaatgaaacaaaCAAAGAATATTTTCCAAAAAGTAGTAATAAGcctatttatgtaaataatgcAAATAAGAACGCTAATAAGTGCAGCAATGTGGATGTGAATGCAGGTGTGAATGTCTCTACTAGTACTAGCGGTAGTGTGAGCAGAATAGTGAGCGACTACAAACCCAATCATAACTTAAGTAGAAATGATTCCATTAAAGGAGGGAAAGGTATTAGCCCCAGAGAAATTCTATACAAAAAGAAAGGATTCTACTTAAATAAAGAAACAgatagtattaaaaaaaaaaaaaatgagacgacattaaagaaaaattattttcacgAGTGtatcaaaaatgaaaaggaaaaatcgATGGAGGAGTACTtccataataataataataataataatagcaataataattatagtaataaaacatttaagGAGAAAATTCTTAAGaatgtaaaatatgaaaaccCGTCCAATACTTTTAACGACATAATAAATAGTAACGCACATTATGATTTGACATCTCACCTGAAGAGCAAATTGTGTTATGCGACAGCAAGGGGAAGGAATATCGGAAGAGAGGTTGATATGGAAGTAGCGAAAGCAAATGTaagtgtaaaaaataaagaagggAAAGGGTCCTATTACTTGCAAAATGAAAAGCTAGACGGATGTGAAGAAGCACATATAGTGCACAAAAGCTATAACAGAAATAGCAACTacagtagtaataattataatgcaGGTATATGCAATGTTAGCAGTTACAATGTTAGCGGCTACAATAATTGCGGTACTTATTATAACAACAATGAAAATGATCAGGAGATGACGAAGAATGCAAGGATGTATTACGATTCTGAAATGAACTTCACACAAGGAAAGCGCTATTATTTGCTTCCACCGAAAAAGAACGATGTTATAAAAGAGCAAAAAAATCAAATGCTAATGATATCAaaacagaaaataaaaaaaatatggaataagtttaaaaataattctccAAAAGAACATCAAACTTTGGTGCCGACATTTGAAAGTGAGCAAAATTTATTTCCGAATATGGAGGTATTACATGCACAGAAAGTACAAGTCCACAATAATGATTATTACAACGACAGGGGGGGTATTTGCATGaacaacaacaataataGCAACAACAGCAGTACTACCtgtaacaataacaacaatagtAACTATATCAGTAACTGTAACAACGTGGGTAGTAGCCTCATTAACAACAACTACGCTAACATTATGTCGAAGGAGAACGTGAACAAATCCATAAGGTGGAACAACAACAATAATTTGGAAAAGCAGATAAAGTCGAAATGCATATTTAATTGGAAAGTGGCCCAAAAATCGTTGTTTAAAATGCTACATAGtgcacataatttttattttaacggTGTAAAATATTCTGACTGGGAATTAACTTGTATACCAACCCTAGGTTTTTCAAAATCAAGTAATAGAGTTCAACAGATGTTTAAAGCAGTTGTACCATCCAAAGATGGGAATAGTAGAAATGAtgtgaaattatttattaaaaaagtaccTATTTATATATGGGTAAAACAGTTTAATTTAATGAACGAATACGAAGGGGAATATGTAACAGATGGAGAGAATTTCGTAATGGAAGCAACATCCTTAGCATTTTTAAATGAGTACCATCCAGGTATAACTCCGAAATTGTACAAAATATTGTATGAAACGGATAATAGTGGTAAAAGTAATGGTAGTAGTggaagtaataaaaataataataataataataataataataatgacaataacaacaatacGAACAACAATAGCAGTAACATCGTTAGCAGTAACATCATTAGCAGTAACAATGTTAGAAGTAACAACGCTAGCGGTAACAATAACAAACATCAGAACGAGTGTAATATCCCCCCGAAATCTATGTTCAATAATTTAACCctatttaatgaaattttaacCGATAGGTTgaaatgtaatattaatgGAAATATTGTAATAGTGTCCGAATTCTTTAGTGAAGATATTCTTGATTTTATAGATagaagacaaaaaaaatataatatgaaaataagtaataatgaaaagagtTATATACTTTATCAATGTTTAAAATTACTCATTAGACTACATGATGCAGGTTTGTCGCATTTAGATTTAACTccagaaaatattttaatatccGACAATTATGAAATGCGTTTATGTGATTTGTCCAAGAGTACACCtatttatacttataatttAAGGCATATTAAAGATGTTAAtcgtttatatttatttgaatcTTGCGAACCTACTATTGCAAAAGGAGCTTATATGCCTCCTGAGTGTTGGAAAATATATTGGAAATATGATACTATGAAAATCAAAAATCCTTTGAAAGATTTAAAGGCAATTACTGAtcaagaaaaaagaaaacaattttattttgatgtTTCAAGTGCTGATAAATTTATGCTTggtgtttttttcttttggaTATGGACTAATGGTAATTTATGGAAATGCTCCGACCCTTTGCAAGATgaagattttttttattttgttaaatgcGACATGAACTTTGACAAATTCGAGCTAACACGAAAATGGCCAAACGAGCTTAAAAGCATTATCAAG CAACTGTTGCACATTGAACACAGGAAGAAGTTAAACTTGAAAGATTTAAGTCTGCACCCCTGGTGGTCTtgcaaattataa